The following is a genomic window from Opitutus sp. GAS368.
CATGACCGGGTTCTGCGTGACAACGAGACCTTGTCCGGGGCGTTTCTTGCAGTGGCAAATTACATCCTCCAAAATCCCGTCCGAGCCGGGTTAGTCGCCCGCTGGCAGGATCATCCTTTCACAGGAGTTTGTGTTGCGGGCTATCCTGATCTCGACCTCCGTCAGGAAGACTACCGGGGGTTATTCTGGCGAATTCATCATCGCCTGATTCAACCTCACTGAATCCACTCGCTCACGCTCGTGGCTACACCTCAATCAGCACCTCAACCAGCCCCGCCCTTTTCAGCTTTGCACCTTCGCGGCTTCGCGTGAAACCTTCCGGTATGAAAGTCCGACCCTCACTGGAGAAACCCGAGCGAACGGAGATATCCCATCTGCTTTTCTCTGTTTCCTTCGTTACCTCCTGTGCAACTGCCTTGGGGTTTCATCCGGGATCATCCGTGCAATCCGTGGTTAAAAAACCTTCATGAAACTGATTCGTCACCTTACTCCTACCGGCCCGGCCTGGGCGGCACTTCAACCCGACGGTTCCGCCCGCGCCGTCGAGGGCGACATCCTCGGCTCCTGGCGGGTGACGGACAAAACCGTCAAACCCGGCAAGCTTCTCGCGCCCATTGCGCCCGCGATGATTGTCTGCATCGGCCTTAACTACGCCAAGCATGCGGCCGAGGGCGGCAAGCCGCCGCCGGAGCGGCCCGTCTGGTTCATGAAGCTGCCCGGCGCCGTGGTGCCTTCGGGCGACCCGATCCGCCTGCCGGCGAAGCAGCCGAGCACCAAGGTGGATTACGAGGCCGAACTGGCCATCGTGCTCGGCCAGGAGTGTCGCAACGCTACCCGCGCCAACGCCCTCGACTTTGTGCTCGGTTACACCTGCGCCAACGATGTCAGCGCCCGCGACTGGCAGCGCGACTTCGGCGGCGGCCAGTGGAACCACGCCAAAAGCTTCGATACCTTCTGCCCGCTCGGTCCCGTGCTGGTGACCAGGGACGAAGTCCCGCAGCCCAACGCCCTGCGCATCCGCTCGATCCTCAACGGCCAGACGATGCAGGACTCGAACACGGCCGACATGATCTTCGACGTGCCGGCGATCATCGAGTTCCTCAGCGCCGACAAGACGCTGCCCGCCGGCACGCTCATCCTCACCGGCACGCCCGAGGGCGTCGGCTTCGCCCGCAACCCGCCGGTCTGGCTGAAGGCGGGCGATACGATTGTCGTCGAGATCGAGAAGATCGGCACGCTCACCAACCCGGTGATCAACTAAAACATTACCGCGGATTACGCGGATGAATACGGATAAATACCTCCGGCCATCCGCGTCTATTCGCGCCATCCGCGGAAAATGAAAAAAATCAACATCGCCCAGCTGAAGTGGGATCCCTGGAAATCGCCCAAGGGCAAGTTCGTCCAGGCCGGCAAGAACATCTCCGGCGCCCTCGGCGACGTCCGCCGCGGCTGGCCGAAGAAGGGACATCCTTTCAACCTTGAGCTGGTGAAAGTGCCGCCCGGCAAGCCGGCGTGCCCGTTCCACTCCCATACGACGCAGTGGGAACTCTACGTGATCGTCAGCGGCACCGGCACGGCGCGCTGCGGCAAGGAGCGGCACAAGGTGCAAGCCGGCGACGCGTTCATGCACCCGCCGCTCGAGGCGCACCAGCTCATCAACACCGGAAAGAAGGATCTCGTCTTCTATGTCGTCGCCGACAACCCGCCGGTGGACATTTTCCATTACCCCGACACCGGCAAGTGGGGCATCCGGCCGCAGGGAAAATTCTTCCGCATGACCAAAGCCGATTACTGGGACGGCGAGGAATGAGATAGGGTGGCTTGAAGGCGTCCAAGAAGGTTTGTCATTCTGAGCGCAGTGAAGAATCCAGTTGGATTAAACGAAGCGTTTTCAGCGAGCGATTGTCCTGATGGATCCTTCGCGCGGCTCAGGATGACAAGGCACACCCAAAACAAAAGCCGGGCGGCTTGCCCGGCTTAAGAAAACGACTTGGGTTAGCTTCAGGCCGCCGCGCGACGGCGACGACGGATCATCACGCTCGCCAGCGCCACCACGCCGAAGATCGCGGCATAGGTCGAGGGCTCGGGGACGGCGGTCTGGATGGTGAGTTGCGTCCTGATTTCGAACAGGCCGGCAGCGGCGTTGGCCCCCAAAGCGCCCAAGGTGAAAGCTTGAATATCGTCGAAGTGGGATTCGAGCGTGTATGTTCCGCCGTAGCCCAGTTGTCCCGCGCTGATCGTGAACGAAGGCGCGGTATTTGCCGCCACGGCACCGGCACCAGCATTGGCCGTGGGATCCCAATGCAAAAACCCTGAGGGTTGAGCTATGGCCGAAGTATTCGTCGAGCCAAAGACGGCGGCGTCATAATGGTATCCCTGGTGGGCAACAGGGGACCCGGTGAATACCTGATTGAAGGTGATGGTCAGCGAATGGCTCGGATCCAGGTGATACACTCCCCCGCTCCAACCATCACCCGCGCCACCGGTCAACGTAAGCAGGGGTGTCGCAACGAGACTTACGGTTGGATCCGTGAGGGTTATGTTCGCAGTGCCGGTATAGGACGAATGCGTGGCATCACCGGTCAGGCTCATGGTATACGTGCTGCTCGGGAAAGCGGTCACAAGGTTGCCGAGACTCGAATAGGAACCGGCATTATATTTCCATTGGGAATTATTTATGTTGGGCGCTGTAAGGCTTTGCATCGTCGAGTTCGGGAACGTCACACTGGCTGCAGTCAACGGACTGGACGCTGTCATGCTATTGCCGTCGACCTCAGCGCTGAAAGTGAAAGGCACGGTGGGATCCGCGCTGGTGGTGGTGGCGTCCGTTTGCACCATTTGTTGCGCTCGGTTAATAGTGATGAACTGAATCGTCTGAGCGCCAAGCGGCAGTCCGGCAGACAGCGCCGCCACCGCGAAAAACGAACCAAGCATTACCCGCGTCGTTTTCATAGTGATTGCAATAAGGCCGCTCCGCCCCGCAAAGGCGACCCTAAATTAGGGGAATCCCCTACTCCCCGGCCTACTAGCACTACTCCCGTCAGGTATATGATGCCTCGAGCGACACCCCCCGCCCTGCCGGGCACCCTTCTCCAGAGGGGACCCAAGCCAACGCCGGCGATAATCCCCTCTGGAGCGGGGCCTGTCGGCCATAGGCCCGGCAACGGCTGATGGCGCGTAGCGACGGGAGTGTCGGAACCTGACGGAGTAGGGCTAGGGAGTGTCTTCAAATCTCCGAAAAGGACCACTAATACCAATCGCCTCAAGCTACTCCACTCTACACCAAGGTCGCCAAGACAGCGAAGCAGATCCTGCGATGGGAAATATCTCTGCGTTCTTTGCGGCCTTCGTGTAAAAGCTTTGGGTGTTTGGTATAATGAGATTTCACCAAGGGTAAAATCCACGGAAACCACTCCGGCTGATCGCCTGCGCGGTGGGTTTCAGGGGCCCGCTAATCGCGGGCAGAAAGGGCGGCGAGCAGCCGCCCCCTGAGCCTGGCGGCGGAGGCGATTAGCCGGAGCGGTGAAAGTAGATTCCGCCGTTGGCGGAATCCTTTTAGGGAGTGTTTTCAAACCCAACAAATACCCGTTTCCTGTCATTCTGAACGAAGTGAAGAATCCATGCGTTCGCTCGCGATATGGCCTTCGTTGCCGTGGATCCTTCGCTCCGCTCAGGATGACAAACCGGGTTTGAAAACACTCCCTCGTGCTGGGCAGGCCTCAGCCCGTCTGGCAGCTGCGGCGGGAGTAGCGATACAACGCGGCGATGGCGCCCGCGAACAGCAGTATCCCGATGATGATGCCCGGCTTCTCGAAGCTGTCCCCGACGACCGCCAGCGGCGTGTCGGTGCCCGCCACGGCGACGACGCCGGCGAACGCGACGCCGAAAAGACTCTCACCTACGATCAACCCGGTGGCCGCCAGCACGCCCATGCGCTTGGCAAACTCGGGGTTCTTTTGGCCGTCGGCCCATTTGTCGTAATAGTGGCTGATCACGGCGCCCACGGGAATCAGGAGGGTCAGCGCCATCGGCAGGTAGATGCCCATGCCGACGCACAGCGGCGGCAGCCGCATCTTGCCGGTCTTGCGCAGCACCTCGTCGAGGATGATGGTGCCCACACCGAGCAGCGCGCCCCAGCCGATGAGGTTCCAGCTGATGTCGCCGCCGAGCACGCCTTTGGCCAGCGCGGAGATGAGCGCGGCCTGCGGCGCGGCCAGCGCATGCTCGCCCGCTCCGGGCGCCCCGGCGAAGCCGAAGGCCTTGTTGAGCAGGTCGAGGACGGGCGGGATCACCAGCGAGCCGAAGATGACGCCGTAAACCAGCGCCACCTGCTGCCGCCAGGGCGTCGCCCCGACCAGCTGCCCGGTCTTCAGGTCCTGCAGGTTGTCGTTCGCGATCGTCGCGATGGAAAACACGATGCCGGTGGTGAAGAGCGCGTAGGCGACGAGCGCTTTGGTCTGCTCCGGGCTGCCACCGTGTCCATAGAACAGCACGAGGAGCACCGCCGCCCCGATCACGCTGAGGATGCCCACGCCGGAGACGGGGCTGTTCGAAGCGCCGATCAGGCCGGCCATGTAGCCGCAGACCGACGCGATGATGGCGCCGACCACGACGACAAAGACCAGCGTGCCGAGGATGACCGGCCAGATGCCCGGAGCGATGGCGGTGCCGGAGCTGAAATACCAGAGGAGCGCGGCGATCGGCACGAGCAGGGCGAGGATGACGCCGCCGACGAGGCCGATGGGCAGGTCGCGCTCGGTGAGCTCGAGTTCGGTCCCGGCCGACCGCGCCTTGGACGCCGCCATGGCCGCGCGGATGCCCTTGGTGATCGGGCCCATGATCCGGAACAGGCTCCACAGCGCCGCGACGCCGATCACGCCGGCACCGATGAACCGCACCTCGGTGCGGAAAGTGGTGTTGACGATCTTGTCGACGTTGTCGCCCACGCCGTGCATGGCGGTGAGCAGCGGCACCAGGCCAACCCAGGAGATGAGCATGCCGACCAGCATGGCGATGCCGACCGACAGGCCGACGAGGTGGCCGACGCCGATAAGCGCCATCGAGAGGCTCGTCGAGGCACCCGTGGCGGCCGAACCGATTTTGAAGTTTTTCGCGACCTCGCTCGCCGCGAGGCGCATCGCTCCAAGCAGCGCGTAGCCGGCGGAAATCAGCGAGCCGACGATGATCATGCGCAGGCCCTTGGCGTTCTCCGCCTTGCCCTCGGCGGAGCCGAAGCCGACCTTCAGCACCTCGGCGGCGGCGACGCCCTCCGGGTAAGGCAGGTCGGAGCCCGTCACCAGCGCCCGGCGCAGCGGGACGGAGAACATGACTCCCAGCGTCCCGCCGATCGCGCAGACGGCCACCGTGGTCCAGTAGGGAAAGCCCTGCCACCAGCCGACCATGATCAGGCCGGGGAGCACGAAGATGATCGCGGACAGCGTGCCGGCGGCGGAGGCGATCGTCTGGACGATGTTGTTCTCGAGAATGTTGGAATTCCCGACCAGGCGCAGCAGCGCCATGGAGATGACCGCCGCCGGGATCGAAGTGGCGAAGGTCAGGCCGACCTTCAGCCCCAGATACACGTTGGCGGCGGTGAACAGCAGCGTGATGGCACCACCCAAAATGACACCCCGGACCGTGAGTTCGCGAACACCTTGGTCTTTTTGCATACGGCACACTGCGAGCCCGCCCGCCCGGCATCAAGCCTCGGGATGAGAGGTGATTCTTCCGCCTGGAGGCGGGACTATCAGTCCCGCGGGTTGCCAGAAACGATGCTGATGCCTCGCGGGACTGATAGTCCCGCCTCCAAAAATCAGCGGCGCTTCTTCGGCCCGTCCCGCGCGGCCAGCAGCCGCTTGATCAGCCAGTAGAGCATCTCCAGGCGCGGCACAGGCACGCCGACGGACTTGGCGCGGCGCACGGGCTCGCCCCAGATTTCCTCGAGCTCGATCGGGCGGCCCTCGCGAAAATCAATCAGGCTCGACGGCTCGTATTTGCCGAGCCGGGCCGTGCGGTCGAACTGCAGGTCCATGAACGTGCGCGGGATCGTGTGTCCGAACTTGGCCGCCGCCTCGAGGAGCTCCTCCATCAGGCGCCGGGCCAGCGTGCGCAGGCCCTCGTCGGCCATGAGGACGTCGGTCGTGACGCCGCCCGCCGCGATGGCGAGGCCGTTGAACGGCACGTTCCACACGAGCTTCTTCCAGCGCAGTTCCTCGAGATTGTCCTGCGCCTCGCACTTGACGCCGGCGGCCTCGAAGAGCGCGGCAACCTCGCGCGTGCGGGCCTGCGCCGGCCGGCCGAACTCGCCCAGCATGATCAGGCCCGGAAAGGAACACTGCACCACGCCCGGCGCGGTGCGGGTGACGCCGACAAAGCAAATGGCCCCGAGCACGCGCTCGCCGCCCACGACCTCCGCGACGGGTTCCTCGACCCCGAGGCCGTTCTGCAGGGTGAGCACGAGCGTGTTCGGACCCATCAACGGCGGCAGAAGCTTGGCCAGCGCGGCGTTGGCCGTGGCCTTGACGGTGACGATGACGAGGTCGCACGGGCCGATGTCCTCGGCCGAGGCGTGGGTCTGCACCTTTTTGAGATGGAAGCGTTCGCCCGGCGATTTGACGCGGATGCCCCGGGCCATGATGGCCGCCCGGCCGCTGCGCACGAGGAAATGGACCTCCTGGCCGGCCCTGGCCAGCCGGGCGCCGTAATAACAGCCGAGCGCGCCGGCACCGACGATGGCTATGCGGGGATGGGTAGGAAGATGGGCGCTCACAACGCCTCAGTCGTCACAAAGATGCGCAAAAAATACAACTCCTCAGTCACCGGCCAACCCCGCTGCAACTGCCCCTTTCACCGCTTTCATTCACACCCGGATGTCACCCCATCGTGACGCGGTAAAAACCCCGACTTGGCCGTCGGAGCGTCCGGGCTTGGCCGGGGCCCGCTGCTGACCTACTGTCTTGCTGGACCCTTGCTGAATCCTTGCTGAAACACCCGGCTCACGGGGAAGCCCTTCCTTATCGCATAAACCCCAGCATTTTGCGCGCCTGGCCCGGGGGATGTCCTCTTATGCTGCAGCTGGGCATGCCAAAAGCCTGATCACCCCCGGCGCGGCTTTTGCGTCACTCATGGCATGTCCACGGGCTGTTCACAGAAACTCGAACGCCCCTGACTCAGAGCGAAAACCCGGGGGCGACTGACAAGTTATTCACAGCCCTGATTGGCGTGCTGCTACCCCCTTCCTTGGAGCCACGGTGACCTCGCCGTGGTCAGACCGATTCTCGCGGGCGGGGTTGCCCGCGCTCCAGCACCGCGCCTTCTTGGTGGAGTGGAGCGCGCCGACCTCATCGTGCTTTGTCCGCCGGCGAACGTCCTTGAGCGCCTTGGGGTCAAGTCGCTCCACCTCCATCCGATGAACATGAAGGCGGGATGCGGTGATCCCGCCCTACAACTGGAGCCGCGGCGACCTCGCCGTGGTCAGGCCGATTCTCGCGGGCGGGGTCGCCCGCGCTCCAGTTCCTTCTACAAAGGCATGTTATCGGTCAGCCGCACCTCATCCACCCAGAAGGAGATGGCCATGAGGCACTGGCCGGGCGTGACCTCGCGCAATTGCTCCATCGTATGGCGATCAACGACCGAAATATAGATCACGCGCAGCCGCCGCTTGGCCGCGATCAGGTGAGTGACTTCCGCGACAAGCCGGTCGGTGCTTTTTACCCCCGACTCGACCATTTCCTTCGCCCGGCGCAGCGAAGCGTAGACCGCCAGGGCCTCCTCGCGCTGGGTGGGCGACAGGTAATTGTTGCGGGTGCTCACGGCGAGGCCATCGGCGTCGCGCACGATCGGCGTGGTCACGATTTCCACCGGCAGCAAGAGGTCGGCGGCGGCTTTGCGCACCACCGCGATCTGCTGGGCGTCCTTCTCGCCCATCACGAGCAGATCGGGCCGCACGATGTTGAGGAGTTTCAGCCAGCAGGTCAGCATGCCGCGGAACAGCGCCGTGCGCGACACGCCGCACAGGTGCTTGCTGACGGCCTCTTCCTGCAAATGGGTGGAAAATCCGCGCGGAAACATCTCCTCGGCCGGCGGGGCGAATAACACCGCCACGTTTTCCTTCTCGCACAGCTGGGCGTCGCCGGACGGGTTGCGGGGGTATTTGGCGAAATCCTCGCTGGGGCCGAACTGCAACGGATTCACAAAAGCGGACACCACGACGGCCGCCCCACCCTCCTGCGCCTTCCGAATGAGACTGGCGTGGCCGGCGTGCAGGCCGCCCATGGTCGGGATCAGCGCCACGCGCCGGCCGGCCGACCGTAACTCGGCGGCGGCGGATTGCATCGCGTTGATTTTGTCTAGCTTCTGCATGACCCGGAACGGGCTTGAACTATCCAGAAGCGATTACCTTTATCAAGCCTCCTCGCCTCGGCATTTATGCCGGGGACGAGCCCTCCGTAGCCCAACAGGGCGAAGGAGGGGCGCCCCAGCCACCCTTTCTCTCCGCTCCCATGATCCGCGTTAACGACCATTACTCGAAACTGAAGGCTTCCTATCTTTTTGCCGACATCGCCAAGCGCGTGAACGCCTACGTCGCCGCCAACCCCGGCAAGCCGGTCATCCGCCTCGGCATCGGCGACGTCACCGAGCCGCTGCCGCCGGTGTGCATCGCGGCGCTGCACGCCGCCACCGATGAGCTGGCGAACCGCTCCACCTTCAAGGGCTACGGCCCCGAACAGGGCTACGCCTTCCTCCGCGAGGCCATCGCGCAGCACGACTTCAAGGCCCTCGGTGCCCACGTGGAGCCCGACGAGGTGTTCGTCAGCGACGGCTCGAAGTGCGACGTCGCCAACATCCAGGAAATCTTCGCCGCCGATACCAAGCTCGCCATCCCGGACCCGGTATATCCGGTTTACGTCGACACCAACGTCATGGCCGGCCGCACCGGCGCCAACGTGGACGGCCGCTACTCGGGCATCACCTACCTCGATTCGACCGCGGCCAACGGCTACGTGCCGTCGCCGCCGTCGACCGGCGCCGACCTCATCTACCTCTGCTTCCCCAACAACCCGACCGGCGCCGTCGCCACCAAGGCCCAGCTCGCCGCCTGGGTCGCCTACGCCAAGCAGCACAACGCGATCATCCTCTACGACGCCGCCTACGAATCCTATGTCCGTACGCCGGGCATCCCCCGCTCCATCTACGAGATCGAGGGCGCGCGGGACGTCGCCATCGAGTTCCGCAGCTACTCGAAGCTCGCCGGGTTCACGGGCCTGCGCTGCGCCTACACCGTCGTCCCGAAGACGCTCAAGGCTCGCGATGCCGCTGGCCACGAACAGGCCGTCCATGCGCTCTGGAACCGCCGGCACACGACGAAGTTCAACGGCGTCTCCTACCCCGTGCAGAAGGCCGCCGCCGCGGTCTACACGCCCGAGGGCCAGAAGCAGACGCGCGAACTGACGGATTTCTACCTCGGCAACGCCAAGCTGATCCGCGAGGCGGTGACAAAGCTCGGTATGACGTGCATCGGCGGCGACAACG
Proteins encoded in this region:
- a CDS encoding fumarylacetoacetate hydrolase family protein, coding for MKLIRHLTPTGPAWAALQPDGSARAVEGDILGSWRVTDKTVKPGKLLAPIAPAMIVCIGLNYAKHAAEGGKPPPERPVWFMKLPGAVVPSGDPIRLPAKQPSTKVDYEAELAIVLGQECRNATRANALDFVLGYTCANDVSARDWQRDFGGGQWNHAKSFDTFCPLGPVLVTRDEVPQPNALRIRSILNGQTMQDSNTADMIFDVPAIIEFLSADKTLPAGTLILTGTPEGVGFARNPPVWLKAGDTIVVEIEKIGTLTNPVIN
- a CDS encoding cupin domain-containing protein, encoding MKKINIAQLKWDPWKSPKGKFVQAGKNISGALGDVRRGWPKKGHPFNLELVKVPPGKPACPFHSHTTQWELYVIVSGTGTARCGKERHKVQAGDAFMHPPLEAHQLINTGKKDLVFYVVADNPPVDIFHYPDTGKWGIRPQGKFFRMTKADYWDGEE
- a CDS encoding PEP-CTERM sorting domain-containing protein; this translates as MKTTRVMLGSFFAVAALSAGLPLGAQTIQFITINRAQQMVQTDATTTSADPTVPFTFSAEVDGNSMTASSPLTAASVTFPNSTMQSLTAPNINNSQWKYNAGSYSSLGNLVTAFPSSTYTMSLTGDATHSSYTGTANITLTDPTVSLVATPLLTLTGGAGDGWSGGVYHLDPSHSLTITFNQVFTGSPVAHQGYHYDAAVFGSTNTSAIAQPSGFLHWDPTANAGAGAVAANTAPSFTISAGQLGYGGTYTLESHFDDIQAFTLGALGANAAAGLFEIRTQLTIQTAVPEPSTYAAIFGVVALASVMIRRRRRAAA
- a CDS encoding oligopeptide transporter, OPT family, which produces MQKDQGVRELTVRGVILGGAITLLFTAANVYLGLKVGLTFATSIPAAVISMALLRLVGNSNILENNIVQTIASAAGTLSAIIFVLPGLIMVGWWQGFPYWTTVAVCAIGGTLGVMFSVPLRRALVTGSDLPYPEGVAAAEVLKVGFGSAEGKAENAKGLRMIIVGSLISAGYALLGAMRLAASEVAKNFKIGSAATGASTSLSMALIGVGHLVGLSVGIAMLVGMLISWVGLVPLLTAMHGVGDNVDKIVNTTFRTEVRFIGAGVIGVAALWSLFRIMGPITKGIRAAMAASKARSAGTELELTERDLPIGLVGGVILALLVPIAALLWYFSSGTAIAPGIWPVILGTLVFVVVVGAIIASVCGYMAGLIGASNSPVSGVGILSVIGAAVLLVLFYGHGGSPEQTKALVAYALFTTGIVFSIATIANDNLQDLKTGQLVGATPWRQQVALVYGVIFGSLVIPPVLDLLNKAFGFAGAPGAGEHALAAPQAALISALAKGVLGGDISWNLIGWGALLGVGTIILDEVLRKTGKMRLPPLCVGMGIYLPMALTLLIPVGAVISHYYDKWADGQKNPEFAKRMGVLAATGLIVGESLFGVAFAGVVAVAGTDTPLAVVGDSFEKPGIIIGILLFAGAIAALYRYSRRSCQTG
- a CDS encoding 2-dehydropantoate 2-reductase, whose translation is MSAHLPTHPRIAIVGAGALGCYYGARLARAGQEVHFLVRSGRAAIMARGIRVKSPGERFHLKKVQTHASAEDIGPCDLVIVTVKATANAALAKLLPPLMGPNTLVLTLQNGLGVEEPVAEVVGGERVLGAICFVGVTRTAPGVVQCSFPGLIMLGEFGRPAQARTREVAALFEAAGVKCEAQDNLEELRWKKLVWNVPFNGLAIAAGGVTTDVLMADEGLRTLARRLMEELLEAAAKFGHTIPRTFMDLQFDRTARLGKYEPSSLIDFREGRPIELEEIWGEPVRRAKSVGVPVPRLEMLYWLIKRLLAARDGPKKRR
- the panC gene encoding pantoate--beta-alanine ligase, with protein sequence MQKLDKINAMQSAAAELRSAGRRVALIPTMGGLHAGHASLIRKAQEGGAAVVVSAFVNPLQFGPSEDFAKYPRNPSGDAQLCEKENVAVLFAPPAEEMFPRGFSTHLQEEAVSKHLCGVSRTALFRGMLTCWLKLLNIVRPDLLVMGEKDAQQIAVVRKAAADLLLPVEIVTTPIVRDADGLAVSTRNNYLSPTQREEALAVYASLRRAKEMVESGVKSTDRLVAEVTHLIAAKRRLRVIYISVVDRHTMEQLREVTPGQCLMAISFWVDEVRLTDNMPL
- a CDS encoding LL-diaminopimelate aminotransferase, which gives rise to MIRVNDHYSKLKASYLFADIAKRVNAYVAANPGKPVIRLGIGDVTEPLPPVCIAALHAATDELANRSTFKGYGPEQGYAFLREAIAQHDFKALGAHVEPDEVFVSDGSKCDVANIQEIFAADTKLAIPDPVYPVYVDTNVMAGRTGANVDGRYSGITYLDSTAANGYVPSPPSTGADLIYLCFPNNPTGAVATKAQLAAWVAYAKQHNAIILYDAAYESYVRTPGIPRSIYEIEGARDVAIEFRSYSKLAGFTGLRCAYTVVPKTLKARDAAGHEQAVHALWNRRHTTKFNGVSYPVQKAAAAVYTPEGQKQTRELTDFYLGNAKLIREAVTKLGMTCIGGDNAPYIWVNTGRDSWEFFDLLLNKAQVVCTPGAGFGKCGEGHVRISAFNSRENVTTALARIAAALK